The window CTTAAAGGACATGTGTATAAACATCATAGAAAACTTGTAAAAATCTCGAGGTTATCAAAAGAGAAAGAGACATCAACTGAAGAAAAACAGCTGATGCAATGCTGAAAGGTCATCAAAGCCAACCCTAAATATCTATATAGATATCTTATTCAACCATTTTCCTAAAAAATGGCTATTTTAACGCCACTTGCAAACTTGTACTCAGCATCATGAGTCTGTAACGTtctttgtttcttaatgaatCTTTTACTTCTTGACGACGCGATACTATTGGCAGGAAGGTAATTAGTAGAACAACTTACATACTGTAAAAGctgctgttattgtattttgagttAGTCAGAACCTACTATGTAataccaacattttaaatagtaataCTAATATTGTATTGTAAATGGCACAGTTGTCCCAAGTGGAACATAGGCTGTGATATTATGTTCAATTAATGATCTCAGCAATCTTAAGAGCtcatataaaaagtaataaaaatggtaattaattaagttatttataattgagtcattaattttaaataattaatatatctgGTATTGCGCGAAACACGCCATTGACAATAGATTTGACGGACACAAAGTATTCCAGATTTTCGTACGCACTTTTCTTCTCGGAAAACAACCGAGAGATCGAATAATGTAGTTTAGTAAATAAGGTACGCTTAATAATATTGCCCTATAACAAGTGATTCATCTAAAGAGTTTGTgcaataagtaaaaacaaataattatataatttgctttataaaaacaaaatgttgtccGTGCTTActaaatttaaagatattttcaggTTTGGCCGCAGACCCATCACATTGATATGCATCACTCTTTTCTTGCTGTCTGGTTTAGTATGTGCTTTCTCCACGACATTTATTATGTTTGTGATCTTtagatttattcttatttttggaATGTCTGGAGCAACGGCTACTACATTCGTATTACgtaagttttctaaatattctaatatttttgttttttaacagtttacaTCTAAACCTATGTTTCATGTGGGGATCACcttattatttcttgtaataCTGCGACGTGACAACGTGGATATGTTGAATGAATAGATAAGTGgtgtttcttaaaaataaactaacgaAGTCAAGTCGTAAACAactgagaaaagaaaatatttgtattcacaaataataataataataataaatgaacagtaatgtattgttatataacataatacacaatagtaaatatttgtagaaaacCAAAAGCAACTTGGTTATGTACTGACAGAGAACTATTAATCATGAAGCTCATAGCAACTTGTTAACGTATTGATAGAGGACCAATAACAATGGAACACATAGCAGTTTATTAACAGAAAACTGGTAGAAAGGCAATGCCTCGCAACTTGATAATGTATTGAGATAagggcatggccgagcgcgtaagagtgcgactcgtcatccgagggtctcgggttcgcgcccgcgtcgcgctaaacatgctcgccttcctagccgtgggggcgttacaatgttacggtcaatcccactattcgttggtacaagagtagcccaagagttggcggtgggttgtgatgactagctgccttccatctagtcttacactgctaaattagggacagctagcacagatagccgtcgagtagcattgtgcgaaattccaaaaacaaacaaacaaacacaaacataagggcaacacataatttatttaaaaataaagtattgttaatactTGTGAATAATTTGATAgttcagtttaataaaaatacagaagtGTTAAATGATACTTTGCGAAAACATTATTTAGGAGAAACACGAAAATTTATATAGCAGAGGAATATAAAGTAACTATATAATGTATTGATAGAAATCCATAGCAACTTGATAAGCAACGTATTTCAGCAAACTAAGCAATTATGACAAGTACgaaaaaaatagtaaaagtaGAAATATGTTAAAGTAAAACGTCACACATAGGTTGTAAATGCTGTTGGAAATGTGACCTTCTAGGTTAACATTTTTCTATCAATCTAGCATACAACTTCCGTTTATTTTTGTAGTAAATTATAACAGCTAGTAGTTAGTGACTGTAGGATATCACAATTTTATCTATAACTCAATTTTCTTCAATACTCCACATAGGCTGATTCAACTATTTTATATTCCAACtcgtaaaatgaaatattttttctctactcTTATTACAATACCATCGGTGAGTAATTAACCCATCTTACCCCATGTGTTACCACAATTGTAtcttgatatttaaataattatttcctttCATTGAAGTCCACAGATGGGTTCAATTACCTTAGAACACCTTTCTGACAAGACAAATCATTCCCCTCATCTCTAAACTGTGAAACTTGCTTTAATTTCATCCGTTAAGGCCATCACTCGCACATCGGCTGACTTTTTCTTTaactaattttcttttcttgactgaatttaattttacttCACCATCATGGTACTTTCTGACTCCACTTTTGTATGAATCGCCCGTAAAGGCTAAACTGCCCATCGCTCAGTCTAAATCTGCCCAATTAtatctgtctctctctctctctctctcttgacTTTTCTCTACTTTACTTGTAATCGCTAGTCACCTATATAGCATGCTCGCCGAGGCCTCGAACCTTTTATGAACTATGCGACTATACAATGGAACAATACTCACTTCAGGTGATGAGAAAAATACTGAAAGTGATGTCAAAATATcactatagtttgttttgaatttgtcgCAAAGCTAGCTGTATCAAATTTAACTGTGAGAAACTAGTTAAGGCATCTAATCATCaccctcaccgccaactcttggactactcttaaaccaatgaacagtaggattgattgtatcccccccatggctgaaatgactAGAATGTTTGGAAGGAGGACTGGAATCCGTGACCAATAGATTATGCATCGATCACTTGGCCGTACCAGGTGCAATGTGCAATATTAACTTATTCTTAGTGCAACAGTTCAATTGCAGATACAACATACGATTCGTACAGAGTTACATAACAAAGCTTTTCGCTACGAGTGCTTTTTAGACAATCAACCTTCAACAGTCCTGTTAGGAAAactaatcattaaatattacatcACTGAATGAACTAAACTttttacactaaacagtcttgtatatccaacaaatCTTAAGTTAATAGAAGCTGTTTGAACTGTCATAGCTGTAGAAAGATATAACAAACCGCCTGAAGGTTCTTCAAGCTACAGTCGAGGTTATACTTTCAACATTTTCTCTTGCTATTCTGCTGATCGCAATGAAGCTATATGTGTATAGAACTTTAATATGGTAACAAGCTGTTTtgataaaatggaaataaatgcGAAGCCCAGATTATCTTTCTATTCAGTACTTGTCAGCAACTGATAGAATGGTCATGTTGAAACATTTTCCTGACAGCGGAGAATCTAAGTAATAAGATTTCGGCTTAACATAGTGGTAGTGTATATATTAGATATTTAGTGTTTCATTTGTCTTTTAGTTATCACGgtaaacctatatttatatagGATTTAAAACGTAGGTAGAACTGAAACTACTGTTGTATCCATCTGGTTCGGGAAGATTACTGGTGAAGGAAGGTTTCCGAAAATCTGAACTGAGCAATGACACTGGTGAATCGAAAAACATACTGGGCTACGTAATAATTCTGAATATTTTGAATACCTGAGGTTCCTTCATTTCAACAAATATATCGGGTTTGATTATTTTTCTCCGTTGTTAAAGATAACTGTTTTCTATTTCATgttatgttttgtatgtttattttctcCAATCCTTTACACAGTTATGGAATCAGTTGGTGCAAACTATCGTGATGTCCTGGGAATATGCTTCGAGTTTGGCTGGGCTCTTGGCTACATCATCTTGCCAGGATTAGCATGGCTTATAAGAGACTGGTCTAATTTACAATTGGCTATCACTGTTCCCGGCGTGTTGTTTTTTAGTCTTTGGTGGCAAGTAACCAGTTTTTGATTATGGTTACAGTATACTTTATTAATGTTGTGCAGCTTAAAGTATAAACgacttttgaaaacaaattttgtcttttgttgttgttcttcttttaacataaaaatgagGATTAATACTTGTGAATAAATCGTTAGTGAAGTAAAAAGAATACAAAcacattaaagaaatattttcaaaaaatgtatttagaaaaacgtgaaaatgtatatattcaactcgaaatgaaaatatattgacataatattatttttgcgTGTATATATGAATTTCATCTTGACAAAGTTAAACATTTCTCATCCggaaaatatttcactttgttgtttttattttaaataaagatagaGAAGTATTAATAGAAAACCAGAATcatataattagtttgttattaaagaTTAGCGAGTTTTGTTGAAATACAGTTGATATTCAGATATGTTTTGATACAGCTACATTAAGAACAGTTGTGTTTAACATGCGAATATATTTAAAGGAACTTTTGCTGCTTTAAGTTTTAGTAACCACAATTTATGTTAGTAGATTAAGCCATAAAGCATGCTCAtgataataatgatttttattgttggtattgataaaattattgttctAGTCAAAGAAAAACCATTCATTTTTCTGATTTCTACTAACAGGTTTCTTCCAGAATCCCCACGTTGGCTGTTAGCTCAAAGTAAGGcaaaacaattacagaaagaACTAGAGAAGGTACTGAAACTGAATAACAGACACGTCTCTAACCTGGAAGATGTCGTCAAGAGATTAATCAATAAGGAAAACAAGGTTAGGAGGAACCATCAATGTAAACAATGGTAGCAGTGCCAAGCATACATTAAACAGTTCTAAACTGTAACTGAGGCTCTTAGGCTAAGCACCTGAAGCTGTACTGTATTACATgaacgcacgcacacacacacgcacacgaGAGAGAACATCTAACTTCTAGTTACTTGCATACATTTATGAACCGCATCTGAAAAGAGTGTACGTTACTCCAGAAAATACCTGCGGCTAAGTAACTATGAAAGGTTTTCACACGTATGATATATATGAGCAGCCAAAGTGTAATCGCGCAAGTCACGTTGGTGCGCTGATCATGACTGAGGAAATATTAAATCTACCTTTTGCTgcaaataaaagttattatatgtGATATAGCTCAAATCTTAGGTGAAATATCTAAGAATAGGATGAGTGCTAAACTAAACCTGGATGAGCTATCTTATCGCTTCCATTCAGACTGGTAGTAATAAATACCATGAATAGTGCACATCACCCTGTAATAAACTCGAAGCTGAAAAGTAAGAACTAATCCATTTACAAACGTACTAGCACagataaaaaatctaattttagtATAAGAAAGAGGTGATGTAGGTATTCCAAAATTTGGAAAGATACAGTTAACAAGACTTCGTGGAAATTTAAACCTGATCGAGGTATTGTTAATTGCACTGATACAGAAATATTCAGTaccgaaatatttattttaacaccaatTTTATAACCTCAAAATAGCATTTTTAACACCAATCCGAGAATgataaacaacttttgtttttaacttttaattccAGCATTTTGAACttaacacaagttttaaaatataaaacaatttatatttcacaCCATCTTTatcatgttaaacattttatatttgccTTCAGTAGTATCATGTGTGTTGATTTTTAACATGAACcatgtaatttaaattaaaacttttatttttcataccgACCGCATAACATCTAgcaactttaaattttaaaccaTCCCTGTAATGTAAAGTAACCTTTTATATTTACCGCCAGCCACTTAATAAATCTTTTTGCAtctaataattttgttgtaataatCTTCTGTTTAAATTCACTTTCCTTTTCGAGGATAAAAACCAATCGACGAAGAAGCAAGCAAACTTTTTCGATCTCCTTCTAACTTCTAACATGCGAAGCAAGACGTTGAACATCTACTTTAACTGGTAAGTGATTCTCACATACACGTGCGTATTGACCGACTACTACACCTTGTAGCAACTATCTTTTCAAAAGATACTAGCTCAACAACGTTCAttggaaaatatttcattacaaactttaaaCTTGCTTGGGAAATGGAACGATTTACAGAAGCAGTTAACCAGAAATATAACACTTTGCTGTTATTgtgtattaaaattgttaattccTGGAGAATCGGAAATGTCATGTAAACTTCTTCAAATACAAAGACGAGTTGAGAAATGTCATTCTTCACATGACTTGTCGGGGCgtcaaaaatatattacaataatttagcatagtgttgtatttaataaaaaaaaagacattaaactaGTTACAGGAATAGATCATAGTCTAAAAATTACTTTCAGATATAGAGCTACTTCTTAGCTGTCTGTTATTACCAAGGAAACTGATACATTTATCAACCTTCATATTTTGTCaaattattctttgatttttgttGTGATCCACAATCTTCTATATTCCTTCTACCTTTGTTACTTGATGGCTAActagtttagttttgtaaatttatCAAGTATGTAAATACACAGTAATTGTTatagtaatacattgttataatctgaaatgctatttttgcacattttgattttgaatctaaaattaacataataaaataaatgcatgtataaaacaaaatagagaGAAAGAAAACAGTTACAGTTCACGTGACTTTCATCACATCTTTCAAGCCTGATTGTTTCTGAAGCTTCTGCACGTTTTTGTCATTTAAACCGTAACATTCTTCTGAATGTTATGGAAACCTTGAATAAACTATAGGCCTAGAGTATTTCTTGGTAATCTATTTACTATAGGAACAGTAGATGATCCGTTGCTACAGTAACTAATcataaagtatgtttttataaaaatattttaaatcgcTCATCTTACAAAATGTTGACTATAGTTCAGTACTGTTTTTAAATCTTATATTTTTGTCAGCGTCTTTTACATAATAAACACATTCTATGCTTATTTCCtaatgtaaaacttttatttctttggaaaattaaacaaaaaattgaagtggtaactattttattttcatctccAGCAAACGAACTATCATCATAGATTAtataagtttttaaagttttatttttgtactcgATTTTTTTGAAACTAACATTTCAATACTGTCTTTTGTGATACATACACTCCAGCCTTGTATTTGACTGCAGTGCAGTTAGTTAAATTACCATAAAACATGCCATCGCTATTAACTTGTGCCATCTGAGTTGAGTCTCTACTATAAGCCTTTCAGCATGGTTGGTCGAACTACAGACAACTTTTCTACGTGACAACGTCCAATTGAGCAGTAGCATACAATGTCGTCTACCAGCTCCAGTGTTACTGATCAGAGACACGAGTTCGTGATGGTTATAAGGTTCACACTGATATCCTTCTCGTAACCAAAGCCTGTTGGTTTCAGGTTCGCACGTGAGCTGCAGTGACGATTTCTCTTGATACCATCTGCTACAAGACAGGTTGCATCTGTTATGTTTAGATGGAAGCATTTTCTGTAGAATATTTTTGAGCTTGTAAAATTACATGCAAGTTTGTCAAGACAATAAGTCCTCCTTCCTCTAAACAGATACAACAGAGAGAGACAGCTTCTAATCCTATTTTTATTGGGACTGAAGTTGAACCCATCAGAGACATGAATTGGTACTTGGTACTTCATAAGTTGAAATGTAGCCTTCTTAGCATGACAAGAAGAAACACTCGTAATAAGACGTCCCCCAGCTGCAGGTACACTGATAGAATCATTTTTAATTGTTCTTGACTTATTCTTTTGAGTAAAGTAAGTTCAAATACACCCCTCTTTATATGTCTATTTACTTTTTCTACCACTAAGCAAATCTACTTTTCCACCTTGAATTGCAGGTGAAAACGACAAGAGCATCTGTTTCTGGACTTGGCACTGTGGTGCTGTTATGACTGTTATCGGTAAAATCAACATCTAATTAAGAGTGACAAAAATGAAAAGGCTAAACTTATGAAAACAGCACTGAGTCATGCTCTCTTACTTGTCTTTTACAGGTTTGTGAACGCCTTTGTCTACTATGGTTTGTCCCTGAACACAAGTAATCTTGGTGGTAATCCATTTCTTAACTTCTTCATTGCTGGAGCGGTGGAATTTCCTTCTTATGGAGCCTCAATATTCGCCATTAAGTACCTAGGACGCCGTATTCCATTGATGGTTACCATGGTAATCAGTGGTTTAGCATGTTTTCTCACCATCCCTATACAAGACGGTATGATATTGACTCTTTCATTGAGTGAATCTTATTTCAACATAATATATTAAGACTTAAAATTcctcaaaataaaactatttaatgtaATGAAACTTCTTTTGGGACACTTTTcactttaatgaattattttctgaaaaaacatttttcatgtagTTCAAGTCAATCTTTTTAGATAATTTAATCTAGAAAAACTCCGTTTATGAGAACGTTCACTCttgtaaattattcttaaaagGAATTACTTAATCTTATAAAACCCACTCTAACCAAATTTGACACATAGTAAAAACCTTTTcctttctttgaaaaaatcgttttaatgtagaaaattcattttattaaaactttatagtCTAGTTAAAACCcctgtttgatatattttaatttactgtgtcagtatgaaaaaaaattcagctCTTTATGTTGAGTTTCATCCCAATCAGTTTTTTCcaagtgaattattttcaataaactcCTGTAAATTCTTCTTAATTAAGAAAACCCCTATGTAAAGAAATTTATGAAGGCTTTCTGACCAAAAGAAACATTTCCATTAATCCTTTTCTCTAATGAATGTCATTGTAAAACTTTTCAAGGCAGtaagtaatttttaacaataaacatttattatataaagCATTTATATACTCAAGCGAATTTCCTCTAAagttgatttaatatttttaatctattgcaaaaggaaattatttatttgagactTGTATTTAAATTCCGCTTTTAAAGGATTTCTTGTCTTTATCAaatttgatttgttgttttatgataTTCGTGTATTACATCTGTTACTCCTTTCCTAAAACATGTGCTTCGAATAAACAATACGATGTATTATGATCGTTTACAGTTCCCTAACTCTATGTATTTGCAATTTCAACTAGCTTCTATTCTTTTCAAAAAGATCTCCTGTGGTTACGAATAACCTTGGCTATGATTGGAAAACTCTGCATTTCTGCTTCTTTCGCCATCATCTACGTGTTTTCTGCAGAAATATATCCAACTGTTGTCCGTAATGTTGGTATTGGCTCCAGCTCTACTTGTGCCAGGATTGCGTCCATGGTGGCACCGTTTGTCAAGGAACTGGTGAGTCTCGACTCCACATCAACCTTGTTTAAGATTGTAACCATTTTTATAAGTTGTGTATAAAAGCATTTATAATATTCATTAACAATCATTTTACATAAAGTCAGcatgataaaacaatacaatacttCTTAGGCAGTTGTGTTGACTCAACTGGCAGGAAAACCGTGACTTTAGCCCTTTACTGCTTTTTCGGTCAGTGTCAACTTTCATTGGGGCCAAATTTGTTACAGTAGGTGTTTTGTGAGTTGCTGGTAACAAATTTCAACAGTAAACCAAAGCAAGAAATCTGCTTGTTTCAAAATGATATATTCATATAaactcaaatatatatgtaataaactttattacaCCATTGGTTATCACAATTGTatccaaagctttaaataattctctttttcgTCAAAGTCTATACAGACAGGTGCACTTATTTTAGAACACCATTTGATAGAATAAATTATTCTCCTGTACTCTGTTTTTACAA of the Tachypleus tridentatus isolate NWPU-2018 chromosome 13, ASM421037v1, whole genome shotgun sequence genome contains:
- the LOC143239258 gene encoding organic cation transporter protein-like isoform X2, coding for MENLQKDESQEINDLVDITGQFGSWQKRVFLIAFFLLMPNSFHILVMTFFAPDIDHWCSRPPAYSNLTVNQWKSLAIPPVKNESNSTTYSHCLMYENITAFSLGGEHSNVTCTSWEYDNSFYTSTVVDEWDLVCGSGWLLSLSTTVIMAEGFFSCFICGQLSDRFGRRPITLICITLFLLSGLVCAFSTTFIMFVIFRFILIFGMSGATATTFVLLMESVGANYRDVLGICFEFGWALGYIILPGLAWLIRDWSNLQLAITVPGVLFFSLWWFLPESPRWLLAQSKAKQLQKELEKVLKLNNRHVSNLEDVVKRLINKENKDKNQSTKKQANFFDLLLTSNMRSKTLNIYFNWFVNAFVYYGLSLNTSNLGGNPFLNFFIAGAVEFPSYGASIFAIKYLGRRIPLMVTMVISGLACFLTIPIQDDLLWLRITLAMIGKLCISASFAIIYVFSAEIYPTVVRNVGIGSSSTCARIASMVAPFVKELGKATSQGVPLGIFGGLSIVAGLLVLLLPETKTNHYLTH
- the LOC143239258 gene encoding organic cation transporter protein-like isoform X1, which encodes MKKTEENFTVMSRPRSQKVSKVFICMTNIMENLQKDESQEINDLVDITGQFGSWQKRVFLIAFFLLMPNSFHILVMTFFAPDIDHWCSRPPAYSNLTVNQWKSLAIPPVKNESNSTTYSHCLMYENITAFSLGGEHSNVTCTSWEYDNSFYTSTVVDEWDLVCGSGWLLSLSTTVIMAEGFFSCFICGQLSDRFGRRPITLICITLFLLSGLVCAFSTTFIMFVIFRFILIFGMSGATATTFVLLMESVGANYRDVLGICFEFGWALGYIILPGLAWLIRDWSNLQLAITVPGVLFFSLWWFLPESPRWLLAQSKAKQLQKELEKVLKLNNRHVSNLEDVVKRLINKENKDKNQSTKKQANFFDLLLTSNMRSKTLNIYFNWFVNAFVYYGLSLNTSNLGGNPFLNFFIAGAVEFPSYGASIFAIKYLGRRIPLMVTMVISGLACFLTIPIQDDLLWLRITLAMIGKLCISASFAIIYVFSAEIYPTVVRNVGIGSSSTCARIASMVAPFVKELGKATSQGVPLGIFGGLSIVAGLLVLLLPETKTNHYLTH